In one window of Duganella dendranthematis DNA:
- the guaB gene encoding IMP dehydrogenase, whose amino-acid sequence MRLLQKALTFDDVLLVPAYSNVLPADTSLKTRLTRNITLNIPLLSAAMDTVTEARLAIAMAQEGGIGIIHKNLNPKDQAREVARVKRFEAGVLRDPITIPPTMKIRDVIKLTEQYGISGFPVVEGKEVVGIITNRDLRFEQELDAEARAKMTPRDKLVYVKEDADTTEAKRLMNKHRLERVLVVNDAFELRGLITVKDIQKSHEHPLASKDSQGKLLVGAAVGVGAKDEERIDLLVAAGVDVLVVDTAHGHSQGILDRVKWIKTKYPHVDVIGGNIATAAAAKALVEYGADAVKVGIGPGSICTTRIVAGVGVPQITAISNVAEALEGTGVPCIADGGIRFSGDISKALAAGASTVMMGSMFAGTEEAPGEVILYQGRSYKSYRGMGSLGAMSDGSADRYFQDATMKADKFVPEGIEGRVAYKGSVLAIIFQLVGGVRQSMGYCGCATIDELRNKAEFVEITSAGMRESHVHDVQITKEAPNYRSGD is encoded by the coding sequence ATGCGTCTACTTCAAAAAGCACTCACATTCGATGACGTGCTGCTCGTCCCAGCGTACTCCAACGTCCTGCCTGCGGATACGTCCCTCAAAACCCGTCTGACCCGCAATATCACCCTGAACATCCCCCTGCTGTCGGCAGCGATGGACACGGTCACCGAAGCGCGTCTGGCGATCGCCATGGCGCAAGAGGGCGGTATCGGTATCATTCACAAGAACCTGAATCCGAAAGATCAGGCCCGTGAAGTGGCGCGCGTCAAGCGCTTCGAGGCCGGCGTGCTGCGTGATCCGATCACCATCCCGCCGACCATGAAGATTCGCGACGTCATCAAGCTGACCGAGCAATATGGCATTTCCGGCTTCCCTGTGGTTGAAGGCAAGGAAGTGGTCGGCATCATCACCAACCGCGACCTGCGTTTCGAGCAAGAGCTGGACGCCGAAGCGCGCGCCAAGATGACGCCACGCGACAAGCTGGTGTACGTCAAGGAAGACGCCGATACCACCGAAGCCAAGCGCCTGATGAACAAGCACCGCCTGGAGCGCGTGCTGGTGGTCAACGACGCGTTCGAGCTGCGCGGCTTGATCACCGTCAAGGATATCCAGAAATCGCACGAGCACCCGCTGGCGTCGAAAGACTCGCAGGGCAAGCTGCTGGTCGGCGCCGCGGTCGGCGTCGGCGCCAAGGATGAAGAGCGCATCGACCTGCTGGTCGCCGCCGGCGTGGACGTGCTGGTGGTCGACACCGCCCACGGTCACTCGCAAGGCATCCTCGACCGTGTGAAGTGGATCAAGACCAAGTACCCGCACGTGGACGTCATCGGCGGCAACATCGCCACCGCCGCTGCTGCCAAAGCACTGGTGGAATACGGCGCCGATGCGGTCAAGGTCGGCATCGGCCCAGGCTCGATCTGCACCACCCGTATCGTTGCTGGCGTGGGCGTGCCGCAAATCACTGCCATCTCCAACGTTGCTGAAGCGCTGGAAGGCACCGGCGTGCCATGTATCGCCGACGGCGGCATCCGCTTCTCGGGCGATATCTCGAAAGCGCTGGCAGCCGGCGCCTCGACCGTGATGATGGGCTCGATGTTTGCCGGTACCGAAGAGGCGCCAGGCGAAGTGATCCTGTATCAGGGCCGTTCGTACAAATCGTACCGCGGTATGGGTTCGCTGGGCGCGATGTCGGATGGTTCGGCCGACCGCTACTTCCAGGACGCCACCATGAAGGCCGACAAGTTTGTGCCGGAAGGTATCGAAGGCCGCGTGGCCTACAAAGGCTCGGTGCTGGCGATCATCTTCCAGCTGGTAGGCGGCGTGCGTCAGTCGATGGGTTACTGCGGCTGCGCCACCATCGATGAACTGCGCAACAAAGCCGAGTTCGTCGAGATTACGTCGGCCGGCATGCGCGAGTCGCATGTGCACGATGTGCAGATCACCAAGGAAGCGCCGAACTACCGTTCGGGCGACTAA
- the guaA gene encoding glutamine-hydrolyzing GMP synthase, with the protein MHSKILILDFGSQVTQLIARRVRDAGVFSEVYPYDVSDEFVRNYGAAGVILSGSHSSTLEGDAPRAPDAVFDLGVPVLGICYGMQTMAAQLGGKVENGKVREFGYAEVRARNHTRLLDGIVDFVTEEGHGMQKVWMSHGDKVLDMPPGFVLMGDTPSCPIAAMANEEKSFYGVQWHPEVTHTEQGKVMLSRFVHEICGCKSDWNMPDYISEAVEKIRAQVGTDEVILGLSGGVDSSVAAALIHRAIGDQLTCVFVDHGLLRLNEGKMVMDMFANNLGVKVIRVDAEDQFMGHLAGVSDPEQKRKIIGREFVEVFDKESGKLVNAKWLAQGTIYPDVIESAGKGKKGQTIKSHHNVGGLPEHMKLSLLEPLRELFKDEVRKLGVALGLPHDMVYRHPFPGPGLGVRILGEVKKEYADLLRQADAIFIEELRNTPYEATIVPGFDQDAVPKNWYDATSQAFAVFLPVKSVGVMGDGRTYEYVVALRAVQTQDFMTAHWAHLPHSLLGKVSNRIINEVRGINRVVYDISGKPPATIEWE; encoded by the coding sequence ATGCACTCTAAAATCCTCATTCTCGATTTCGGTTCCCAAGTGACCCAGCTGATCGCGCGCCGCGTGCGCGATGCCGGCGTGTTCTCGGAAGTGTATCCGTATGACGTCAGCGACGAATTCGTGCGCAACTACGGCGCCGCCGGCGTGATCCTGTCGGGCAGCCACAGCTCGACGCTGGAAGGCGATGCGCCACGCGCGCCGGACGCCGTGTTCGACCTGGGCGTGCCGGTACTGGGCATCTGCTACGGCATGCAAACCATGGCGGCCCAACTGGGCGGCAAGGTAGAGAACGGCAAAGTGCGCGAATTCGGTTACGCCGAAGTGCGCGCGCGCAACCACACCCGTCTGCTGGACGGTATCGTCGACTTCGTCACCGAAGAAGGCCATGGCATGCAAAAGGTCTGGATGAGCCACGGCGACAAGGTGCTGGACATGCCGCCAGGCTTCGTGCTGATGGGCGACACGCCGTCGTGCCCGATCGCCGCCATGGCCAACGAAGAGAAAAGCTTCTACGGCGTGCAGTGGCACCCGGAAGTGACCCACACCGAGCAGGGCAAGGTCATGCTGAGCCGCTTCGTGCATGAAATCTGCGGCTGCAAATCGGACTGGAACATGCCGGACTACATCTCGGAAGCCGTCGAGAAAATCCGCGCGCAAGTCGGCACCGATGAGGTGATCCTGGGCCTGTCGGGCGGCGTCGATTCGTCGGTGGCGGCGGCGCTGATCCACCGCGCCATCGGCGACCAGCTGACCTGCGTGTTCGTCGACCACGGCCTGCTGCGCCTGAACGAAGGCAAGATGGTCATGGACATGTTCGCCAACAACCTGGGCGTCAAAGTCATCCGCGTCGATGCGGAAGATCAGTTCATGGGCCACCTGGCCGGCGTCAGCGACCCGGAGCAGAAGCGCAAGATCATCGGCCGCGAATTCGTCGAAGTGTTCGACAAGGAATCGGGCAAGCTGGTCAACGCCAAATGGCTGGCGCAGGGCACCATCTACCCGGACGTGATCGAGTCGGCCGGCAAGGGCAAGAAGGGCCAGACCATCAAGTCGCACCACAACGTCGGCGGCCTGCCGGAGCACATGAAACTGTCGCTGCTGGAACCGCTGCGCGAACTGTTCAAGGACGAAGTGCGCAAGCTGGGCGTCGCGTTGGGCCTGCCGCATGACATGGTCTACCGTCATCCATTCCCAGGTCCGGGCCTGGGCGTGCGCATCCTGGGTGAAGTGAAGAAGGAATACGCCGACCTGCTGCGCCAGGCCGACGCCATCTTCATCGAAGAACTGCGCAACACCCCGTACGAAGCGACCATCGTGCCGGGCTTCGACCAGGATGCCGTGCCGAAGAACTGGTACGACGCCACCTCGCAAGCGTTCGCCGTGTTCCTGCCGGTCAAATCGGTGGGCGTGATGGGCGATGGCCGCACCTATGAATACGTGGTGGCGTTGCGCGCCGTGCAGACGCAAGACTTCATGACGGCGCACTGGGCACACCTGCCGCACTCGCTCTTGGGGAAGGTAAGCAACCGCATCATTAATGAAGTGCGCGGTATCAACCGTGTTGTTTATGACATTTCCGGCAAGCCACCTGCGACCATTGAGTGGGAGTGA
- a CDS encoding FxDxF family PEP-CTERM protein has product MIFASILFALSAGVASANDIQVNAGVIPTDPLNPWSEIFNHTSGSFTDTIDFTVPYPYLSSSANPLYLTLHGTQVTNIASLVYTVYGGVSGSSGAAIVSYSGDGTSYDLPLTAAGPYHIEVKGLVSGSNTKGSYALALVSSVPEEQTYVMMLMGIGMMGYVARRRQRRG; this is encoded by the coding sequence ATGATATTCGCATCGATTCTGTTTGCGCTGTCCGCAGGCGTCGCCTCGGCCAACGACATTCAGGTGAATGCGGGGGTAATACCGACTGATCCACTCAATCCCTGGTCCGAAATTTTCAATCACACCTCGGGCTCGTTCACCGACACCATCGACTTCACCGTACCTTACCCGTACCTGAGTTCGTCGGCCAATCCGTTGTACCTGACCCTGCACGGCACGCAGGTGACCAATATCGCCAGTCTGGTGTACACCGTGTATGGCGGCGTGTCGGGTTCGTCCGGCGCGGCGATCGTCTCCTACTCAGGCGACGGCACGTCTTACGATCTGCCGTTGACTGCGGCTGGCCCGTATCATATCGAGGTCAAGGGCTTGGTATCGGGTAGCAACACCAAAGGTTCTTACGCACTGGCGCTGGTGTCGTCCGTGCCGGAAGAGCAGACCTACGTCATGATGTTGATGGGCATCGGCATGATGGGCTATGTGGCACGTCGCCGCCAGCGCCGCGGCTAA
- a CDS encoding PstS family phosphate ABC transporter substrate-binding protein: MNLNNPLPGLSIQQFAQIFTAGAQQGDLNTWSQLGLNGEYAQRRIHAYGLRDDGGFATGMRVARFGGRPFAIKYEALPTREAVLRAVAADPFGIGLLGWVDAAKTTSQVRVLPLATNNGGDYHTPAYDEVRRGQYPLSAAVQFYVNRAPGKAARSVGARVSATRSVARRTGYPGAPIRLGRRLCTT, from the coding sequence GTGAATCTGAACAATCCACTGCCCGGCCTTAGCATCCAGCAGTTTGCGCAGATCTTTACTGCCGGCGCACAGCAAGGCGACCTCAACACTTGGTCACAACTTGGCCTCAATGGCGAATACGCGCAACGCCGTATCCACGCTTATGGGCTGCGCGACGACGGCGGCTTTGCCACCGGGATGCGCGTTGCGCGCTTCGGCGGCAGGCCGTTCGCCATCAAATACGAAGCCTTGCCAACCCGGGAAGCCGTGTTGCGCGCCGTGGCAGCCGATCCGTTTGGCATCGGTTTGCTGGGCTGGGTGGACGCCGCCAAGACCACCAGCCAAGTGCGCGTGCTGCCGCTGGCCACCAACAACGGCGGCGACTATCACACGCCGGCCTATGATGAGGTGCGGCGCGGACAATATCCGCTGTCGGCCGCAGTCCAGTTCTATGTGAACCGCGCGCCGGGCAAAGCCGCTCGATCCGTTGGTGCGCGAGTATCTGCGACTCGCTCTGTCGCGCGAAGGACAGGATATCCTGGCGCGCCAATACGCCTCGGAAGAAGGCTATGTACCACTTAG
- a CDS encoding PstS family phosphate ABC transporter substrate-binding protein, with protein MASSCRFRSHLRLLLGGLLAASTASASAAGASRSLDATLPTYQPQRVSISPDASYLAADGAVHLSGAEHVQYIVERFNTLFTSSHPDIRFAVDGKGTTSAVPLLMHGKTLFGAMGRAINPIEAVPYRKIVGADALEIRIARTSSDTSGHLATTLAVYVNRSNPLTQISAENVARILSISNPNGDYSAWGQLGLKGEWTQRAIHPYGTSEYTGFGDYLQQTHLHGRQLAPLHEQLGNTEAILKRIGSDLAGIGIAAIGMENPQVRQLAILNEARQLTTGTPAEVSDGSYPYGRWLYFYVRRLPGKPVDPLVREYLRLVLSLHGQQIIADQPDGYIPLTAAQAAAELSKLD; from the coding sequence ATGGCGTCATCATGCCGCTTTCGTTCGCATCTTCGCCTGCTGCTCGGCGGCCTTCTGGCAGCCAGCACGGCCAGCGCGTCGGCTGCCGGCGCCAGCCGTTCGCTGGACGCCACCCTGCCCACTTATCAGCCGCAGCGCGTCAGCATCTCACCAGACGCCAGCTACCTGGCGGCCGACGGCGCGGTGCACCTCTCCGGCGCCGAGCACGTCCAATACATTGTCGAACGCTTCAACACGCTGTTCACCAGCAGCCATCCCGACATCCGCTTTGCGGTGGACGGCAAAGGCACCACCAGCGCCGTGCCACTGCTCATGCACGGGAAGACCCTGTTCGGCGCCATGGGCCGTGCCATCAACCCGATCGAAGCGGTCCCGTACCGCAAGATTGTGGGCGCCGACGCGCTGGAAATCCGAATCGCCCGCACCAGCAGCGACACCAGCGGCCATCTGGCGACCACACTGGCGGTGTACGTCAACCGCAGCAATCCGCTGACGCAAATCAGCGCAGAAAACGTCGCCCGCATCCTTTCCATCAGCAACCCGAACGGCGACTATTCAGCCTGGGGCCAGCTCGGCCTGAAAGGTGAATGGACGCAACGCGCGATCCACCCATACGGCACGTCGGAATACACCGGCTTTGGCGACTACTTGCAGCAGACACACCTGCACGGCCGCCAGCTCGCACCGCTGCACGAGCAACTGGGCAACACCGAAGCCATCCTCAAGCGCATCGGCAGCGACCTGGCCGGCATCGGTATCGCGGCCATCGGCATGGAGAACCCGCAGGTCAGGCAACTGGCTATCCTCAACGAAGCACGCCAGCTAACCACCGGCACCCCGGCCGAAGTTTCCGATGGCAGCTATCCATATGGCCGCTGGCTGTATTTCTACGTGCGCCGGCTGCCCGGCAAACCGGTCGACCCACTCGTGCGGGAGTATCTGCGGCTGGTGCTGTCGCTCCATGGCCAGCAGATCATCGCCGACCAGCCAGACGGCTACATCCCGCTGACCGCCGCCCAAGCAGCGGCTGAACTATCGAAACTGGATTAA
- a CDS encoding FxDxF family PEP-CTERM protein, with protein sequence MNFLKVLRTAAVSILVAGFWMNSAFAGANGDTINATYYYPDTASHYNDFGTIVVGTSDVFTDPQGNFQLRITDTQIIADHFTPDTFWSPAVFNGLILTNFTKNFSSYTLDGSTNMVGFGVSNFSVFGNVLAINWQSLSFNSNTKVVLNISAVPEPEPYAMLLVGLGLVGAIARRRQRS encoded by the coding sequence ATGAATTTCTTAAAAGTATTACGTACGGCCGCAGTGTCCATCTTAGTTGCTGGATTCTGGATGAACTCTGCGTTTGCCGGGGCTAACGGCGACACAATTAACGCTACCTACTACTATCCGGACACCGCGTCTCACTACAATGATTTCGGCACCATAGTGGTAGGGACATCCGATGTCTTCACGGATCCTCAAGGTAACTTTCAACTGCGAATCACTGATACGCAAATCATCGCGGATCACTTTACGCCCGATACTTTCTGGAGCCCGGCCGTTTTCAACGGTTTGATCCTGACGAATTTCACCAAGAACTTTTCCAGCTACACCCTTGATGGCAGCACGAATATGGTTGGTTTCGGCGTGAGCAACTTTTCCGTCTTCGGCAATGTCCTTGCAATCAATTGGCAAAGCCTTTCTTTTAATTCAAACACCAAGGTGGTGCTGAATATCTCGGCTGTACCCGAGCCAGAACCGTACGCCATGTTGTTGGTCGGCCTGGGTCTGGTTGGTGCAATAGCTCGCCGGCGCCAGCGTTCATAA